A genomic window from Chanodichthys erythropterus isolate Z2021 chromosome 1, ASM2448905v1, whole genome shotgun sequence includes:
- the LOC137021066 gene encoding uncharacterized protein isoform X3, giving the protein MMLIFGLMLLLLLQTAACLEFNCRFNQSDPCYAALGHKLNLKMVDASIYHLKIQKRINNNPDDPVCRVKNDKIKECDLFNNRAEVTVINGTLIINRVIRADSGNYTLKLDGSNGTVTSTDLQVNVEAPIGSVEVSISCSSNGMKSVSCSSDGDQLIYSWTLNGESMMDGNTTIELNEETDGNIICSVKNHVSHGQKNIRVKHCPGSTTAAVTSSLTSTVTSSTQTSDHVIQMSLIALGCVSLILILLFITACHFYKRKQLQSTPAPAGDTELVYAQISHDKHKKSEKNKSESLPTADVEYAAVRPQTKRKEKKEEEVQYGEVTFTPNRSNALQESKEECVYSQVQRR; this is encoded by the exons ATGATGCTCATCTTTGGactgatgctgctgctgctgctgcaaacTGCTGCAT GTCTGGAgtttaactgcaggtttaatcAGTCAGATCCCTGTTACGCAGCTCTGGGACACAAACTCAATCTGAAGATGGTGGATGCTAGTATTTATCACCTGAAGATACAAAAGAGAATAAACAACAATCCAGATGATCCAGTTTGTAGAGTAAAGAATGACAAGATAAAGGAATGTGATCTTTTTAATAACAGAGCTGAAGTGACAGTCATTAATGGGACTCTGATAATAAACCGTGTGATCAGAGCAGATTCAGGgaattacactttaaaactcGATGGCTCAAACGGCACAGTAACATCTACAGATCTTCAAGTGAATGTTGAAG CTCCTATTGGCTCAGTGGAAGTGTCAATCAGCTGCTCCTCCAATGGGATGAAGTCAGTGTCCTGCTCCTCTGACGGGGATCAGCTCATCTACAGCTGGACTCTGAATGGCGAATCAATGATGGATGGAAACACCACCATTGAGCTGAATGAGGAAACTGATGGAAACATCATCTGTAGTGTGAAGAACCACGTCAGTCACGGACAGAAGAACATTAGAGTAAAACACTGTCCTG GATCAACTACTGCAGCTGTGACCTCTAGTTTGACCTCTACAGTGACCAGTAGCACACAGACATCAGATCATG TAATACAAATGTCTCTGATTGCGTTGGGCTGTGTTTCGCTGATCCTGATTCTGCTCTTCATCACCGCATGTCACTTTTACAAGAGGAAACAGCTCCAGTCGACACCAG CCCCTGCGGGAGATACGGAGCTCGTGTATGCTCAGATCTCTCATGACAAACACAAAAAGAGTGAAAAGAACAAATCAG AATCTCTCCCGACTGCTGATGTTGAATACGCTGCGGTCAGGCCGCAGACAAAGCGGAAGGAGAAGAAGGAGGAAGAGGTTCAATATGGAGAAGTTACGTTCACTCCGAACCGCTCAAACGCTCTCCAGGAGTCTAAGGAGGAGTGTGTGTACTCTCAGGTACAGAGACGCTAG
- the LOC137021066 gene encoding uncharacterized protein isoform X2, giving the protein MMLIFGLMLLLLLQTAACLEFNCRFNQSDPCYAALGHKLNLKMVDASIYHLKIQKRINNNPDDPVCRVKNDKIKECDLFNNRAEVTVINGTLIINRVIRADSGNYTLKLDGSNGTVTSTDLQVNVEAPIGSVEVSISCSSNGMKSVSCSSDGDQLIYSWTLNGESMMDGNTTIELNEETDGNIICSVKNHVSHGQKNIRVKHCPGSTTAAVTSSLTSTVTSSTQTSDHGTSFSPSVIQMSLIALGCVSLILILLFITACHFYKRKQLQSTPAPAGDTELVYAQISHDKHKKSEKNKSESLPTADVEYAAVRPQTKRKEKKEEEVQYGEVTFTPNRSNALQESKEECVYSQVQRR; this is encoded by the exons ATGATGCTCATCTTTGGactgatgctgctgctgctgctgcaaacTGCTGCAT GTCTGGAgtttaactgcaggtttaatcAGTCAGATCCCTGTTACGCAGCTCTGGGACACAAACTCAATCTGAAGATGGTGGATGCTAGTATTTATCACCTGAAGATACAAAAGAGAATAAACAACAATCCAGATGATCCAGTTTGTAGAGTAAAGAATGACAAGATAAAGGAATGTGATCTTTTTAATAACAGAGCTGAAGTGACAGTCATTAATGGGACTCTGATAATAAACCGTGTGATCAGAGCAGATTCAGGgaattacactttaaaactcGATGGCTCAAACGGCACAGTAACATCTACAGATCTTCAAGTGAATGTTGAAG CTCCTATTGGCTCAGTGGAAGTGTCAATCAGCTGCTCCTCCAATGGGATGAAGTCAGTGTCCTGCTCCTCTGACGGGGATCAGCTCATCTACAGCTGGACTCTGAATGGCGAATCAATGATGGATGGAAACACCACCATTGAGCTGAATGAGGAAACTGATGGAAACATCATCTGTAGTGTGAAGAACCACGTCAGTCACGGACAGAAGAACATTAGAGTAAAACACTGTCCTG GATCAACTACTGCAGCTGTGACCTCTAGTTTGACCTCTACAGTGACCAGTAGCACACAGACATCAGATCATGGTACGAGTTTCTCACCATCTG TAATACAAATGTCTCTGATTGCGTTGGGCTGTGTTTCGCTGATCCTGATTCTGCTCTTCATCACCGCATGTCACTTTTACAAGAGGAAACAGCTCCAGTCGACACCAG CCCCTGCGGGAGATACGGAGCTCGTGTATGCTCAGATCTCTCATGACAAACACAAAAAGAGTGAAAAGAACAAATCAG AATCTCTCCCGACTGCTGATGTTGAATACGCTGCGGTCAGGCCGCAGACAAAGCGGAAGGAGAAGAAGGAGGAAGAGGTTCAATATGGAGAAGTTACGTTCACTCCGAACCGCTCAAACGCTCTCCAGGAGTCTAAGGAGGAGTGTGTGTACTCTCAGGTACAGAGACGCTAG
- the LOC137021066 gene encoding uncharacterized protein isoform X1 has protein sequence MMLIFGLMLLLLLQTAACLEFNCRFNQSDPCYAALGHKLNLKMVDASIYHLKIQKRINNNPDDPVCRVKNDKIKECDLFNNRAEVTVINGTLIINRVIRADSGNYTLKLDGSNGTVTSTDLQVNVEAPIGSVEVSISCSSNGMKSVSCSSDGDQLIYSWTLNGESMMDGNTTIELNEETDGNIICSVKNHVSHGQKNIRVKHCPGSTTAAVTSSLTSTVTSSTQTSDHGTSFSPSGTNQTSTPTQSLEAFPLSKLIQMSLIALGCVSLILILLFITACHFYKRKQLQSTPAPAGDTELVYAQISHDKHKKSEKNKSESLPTADVEYAAVRPQTKRKEKKEEEVQYGEVTFTPNRSNALQESKEECVYSQVQRR, from the exons ATGATGCTCATCTTTGGactgatgctgctgctgctgctgcaaacTGCTGCAT GTCTGGAgtttaactgcaggtttaatcAGTCAGATCCCTGTTACGCAGCTCTGGGACACAAACTCAATCTGAAGATGGTGGATGCTAGTATTTATCACCTGAAGATACAAAAGAGAATAAACAACAATCCAGATGATCCAGTTTGTAGAGTAAAGAATGACAAGATAAAGGAATGTGATCTTTTTAATAACAGAGCTGAAGTGACAGTCATTAATGGGACTCTGATAATAAACCGTGTGATCAGAGCAGATTCAGGgaattacactttaaaactcGATGGCTCAAACGGCACAGTAACATCTACAGATCTTCAAGTGAATGTTGAAG CTCCTATTGGCTCAGTGGAAGTGTCAATCAGCTGCTCCTCCAATGGGATGAAGTCAGTGTCCTGCTCCTCTGACGGGGATCAGCTCATCTACAGCTGGACTCTGAATGGCGAATCAATGATGGATGGAAACACCACCATTGAGCTGAATGAGGAAACTGATGGAAACATCATCTGTAGTGTGAAGAACCACGTCAGTCACGGACAGAAGAACATTAGAGTAAAACACTGTCCTG GATCAACTACTGCAGCTGTGACCTCTAGTTTGACCTCTACAGTGACCAGTAGCACACAGACATCAGATCATGGTACGAGTTTCTCACCATCTGGTACGAATCAAACCTCCACCCCCACTCAGAGTCTTGAAGCTTTCCCTTTATCGAAGT TAATACAAATGTCTCTGATTGCGTTGGGCTGTGTTTCGCTGATCCTGATTCTGCTCTTCATCACCGCATGTCACTTTTACAAGAGGAAACAGCTCCAGTCGACACCAG CCCCTGCGGGAGATACGGAGCTCGTGTATGCTCAGATCTCTCATGACAAACACAAAAAGAGTGAAAAGAACAAATCAG AATCTCTCCCGACTGCTGATGTTGAATACGCTGCGGTCAGGCCGCAGACAAAGCGGAAGGAGAAGAAGGAGGAAGAGGTTCAATATGGAGAAGTTACGTTCACTCCGAACCGCTCAAACGCTCTCCAGGAGTCTAAGGAGGAGTGTGTGTACTCTCAGGTACAGAGACGCTAG
- the LOC137021066 gene encoding uncharacterized protein isoform X4 translates to MMLIFGLMLLLLLQTAACLEFNCRFNQSDPCYAALGHKLNLKMVDASIYHLKIQKRINNNPDDPVCRVKNDKIKECDLFNNRAEVTVINGTLIINRVIRADSGNYTLKLDGSNGTVTSTDLQVNVEAPIGSVEVSISCSSNGMKSVSCSSDGDQLIYSWTLNGESMMDGNTTIELNEETDGNIICSVKNHVSHGQKNIRVKHCPVIQMSLIALGCVSLILILLFITACHFYKRKQLQSTPAPAGDTELVYAQISHDKHKKSEKNKSESLPTADVEYAAVRPQTKRKEKKEEEVQYGEVTFTPNRSNALQESKEECVYSQVQRR, encoded by the exons ATGATGCTCATCTTTGGactgatgctgctgctgctgctgcaaacTGCTGCAT GTCTGGAgtttaactgcaggtttaatcAGTCAGATCCCTGTTACGCAGCTCTGGGACACAAACTCAATCTGAAGATGGTGGATGCTAGTATTTATCACCTGAAGATACAAAAGAGAATAAACAACAATCCAGATGATCCAGTTTGTAGAGTAAAGAATGACAAGATAAAGGAATGTGATCTTTTTAATAACAGAGCTGAAGTGACAGTCATTAATGGGACTCTGATAATAAACCGTGTGATCAGAGCAGATTCAGGgaattacactttaaaactcGATGGCTCAAACGGCACAGTAACATCTACAGATCTTCAAGTGAATGTTGAAG CTCCTATTGGCTCAGTGGAAGTGTCAATCAGCTGCTCCTCCAATGGGATGAAGTCAGTGTCCTGCTCCTCTGACGGGGATCAGCTCATCTACAGCTGGACTCTGAATGGCGAATCAATGATGGATGGAAACACCACCATTGAGCTGAATGAGGAAACTGATGGAAACATCATCTGTAGTGTGAAGAACCACGTCAGTCACGGACAGAAGAACATTAGAGTAAAACACTGTCCTG TAATACAAATGTCTCTGATTGCGTTGGGCTGTGTTTCGCTGATCCTGATTCTGCTCTTCATCACCGCATGTCACTTTTACAAGAGGAAACAGCTCCAGTCGACACCAG CCCCTGCGGGAGATACGGAGCTCGTGTATGCTCAGATCTCTCATGACAAACACAAAAAGAGTGAAAAGAACAAATCAG AATCTCTCCCGACTGCTGATGTTGAATACGCTGCGGTCAGGCCGCAGACAAAGCGGAAGGAGAAGAAGGAGGAAGAGGTTCAATATGGAGAAGTTACGTTCACTCCGAACCGCTCAAACGCTCTCCAGGAGTCTAAGGAGGAGTGTGTGTACTCTCAGGTACAGAGACGCTAG